The following nucleotide sequence is from Acidovorax radicis.
CACGGCGCGCGCCTACATCGTCTACCGCGAGCAACACGCCACACTGCGGGCCGACAAACAGACGCTGGTGGATGTGGAAAGCTCCATCAACGAATACCTCACGCGTGCCGATTGGCGCGTCAACGCCAACGCCAACCAGGGCTACTCGCTGGGCGGGCTCATCCTCAACGTGGCGGGCAAGGTCACGGCCAACTACTGGCTCTCGCACGTCTATACGCCCGAGATCGGCGCAGCGCACCGCAATGGCGACATCCACATCCACGACCTCGACATGCTCAGTGGCTACTGCGCGGGCTGGTCGCTGCGCACGCTGCTCAATGAAGGGCTCAATGGCGTGCCCGGCAAGGTCGAAGCGGGCCCGCCCAAACACATGTCGTCAGCCGTGGGGCAGATCGTCAACTTCCTGGGCACGCTGCAAAACGAATGGGCCGGCGCGCAGGCCTTCTCGTCGTTCGACACCTACATGGCGCCGTATGTGCGGGTGGATGCGATGGACTACGCCGCCGTGCGCCAGTGCATCCAGGAGCTGGTCTACAACCTCAACGTGCCGTCCCGCTGGGGCACACAAACGCCGTTCACCAACCTCACCTTCGACTGGATCTGCCCCGACGATTTGCGCGAGCAGGTGCCAGTGATTGCCGGCAAGGAAATGCCCTTTTGCTACGGCGATCTGCAGGCCGAGATGGACCTCATCAACCGCGCCTATATCGACGTGATGACCACGGGCGATGCCAAGGACCGCGTGTTCACCTTCCCCATCCCCACCTACAACATCACCAAGGATTTTCCGTGGGAGAGCGAGAACGCGCAGCTGCTGTTCGAGATGACGGCCAAGTATGGCCTGCCGTACTTCCAGAACTTCATCAACTCCGAGCTGGAGCCCAACATGGTGCGCTCCATGTGCTGTCGGCTGCAGCTGGATCTGCGCGAACTCTTGAAGCGCGGCAACGGCTTGTTTGGCAGCGCCGAGCAGACCGGCAGCCTGGGCGTGGTGACCATCAACTGCGCGCGCCTGGGCTTTGTGCATGCGGGCGATGAACCGGGCCTGCTGGCGGCGCTTGACCACCTGATGGAACTGGGCAAGCAGAGCTTGGAGACCAAGCGCAAGCTCATCCAGCGCCTCATGGACCAGGGGCTGTTCCCCTATACCAAGCGGTATCTGGGCACGTTGCGCAACCACTTCAGCACACTGGGCGTGAACGGCATCAACGAGATGGTGCGCAACTTCACAGCCGGCCAGCACGACATCACCAGCGACTGGGGCCATGCCTTCGCCGTGCGCCTGCTCGACCACGTGCGCGAACGCATGACGCAGTTTCAAGAGGAAACCGGCCACCTCTACAACCTGGAGGCCACGCCCGCCGAGGGCACCACCTACCGCTTCGCCAAGGAAGACAAAAAGCGCTGGCCCGCCATCCTGCAGGCGGGCACGGCCGAGCAGCCCTATTACACCAACTCCTCGCAGTTGCCCGTGGGCTTCACCGACGACCCGTTCGAGGCCCTCATGCGCCAGGAAGTGCTGCAATCCAAATACACCGGCG
It contains:
- a CDS encoding ribonucleoside triphosphate reductase encodes the protein MASTLVTLPRDVVLRSGQRVPFDAERIRAALASAGQASGELGVEEAALLTAQVTKVLIHRFHGEAPTVEQIQDVAEQTLIAANHLATARAYIVYREQHATLRADKQTLVDVESSINEYLTRADWRVNANANQGYSLGGLILNVAGKVTANYWLSHVYTPEIGAAHRNGDIHIHDLDMLSGYCAGWSLRTLLNEGLNGVPGKVEAGPPKHMSSAVGQIVNFLGTLQNEWAGAQAFSSFDTYMAPYVRVDAMDYAAVRQCIQELVYNLNVPSRWGTQTPFTNLTFDWICPDDLREQVPVIAGKEMPFCYGDLQAEMDLINRAYIDVMTTGDAKDRVFTFPIPTYNITKDFPWESENAQLLFEMTAKYGLPYFQNFINSELEPNMVRSMCCRLQLDLRELLKRGNGLFGSAEQTGSLGVVTINCARLGFVHAGDEPGLLAALDHLMELGKQSLETKRKLIQRLMDQGLFPYTKRYLGTLRNHFSTLGVNGINEMVRNFTAGQHDITSDWGHAFAVRLLDHVRERMTQFQEETGHLYNLEATPAEGTTYRFAKEDKKRWPAILQAGTAEQPYYTNSSQLPVGFTDDPFEALMRQEVLQSKYTGGTVLHLYMGERLSSGAACRDLVKRSLTRFRLPYITITPTFSICPTHGYLAGEHKFCPACDEERLVAKRAALAA